From the Burkholderiales bacterium genome, the window GAAGTCGCAAGCGGTACGCCGGTGTTCGACTGGACTGTGCCCAAAGAGTGGAACATCAGGGACGCCTATATCAAGAATGAGGCTGGCGCACGCGTCGTGGACTTTCGCCAGTCCAATTTGCACGTGCTGAACTACAGTGTTCCCGTGAATCGGACTATGCCGCTTGCCGAGCTCAAGAAGCATCTGTTTTCGCTGCCCGACAAGCCCGACTGGATTCCATATCGCACTTCCTACTACAAGGAAACCTGGGGCTTCTGTCTGCGCCACCGCGATCTGATCAATCTGCCCGACGGAAATTATGAAGTCGTCATCGATTCGTCGCTGGAACCCGGGCACCTGACCTACGGTGAATACCTGGTTCCCGGTCAATCCGAGGACGAAGTGCTCATCTCCTGCCACACCTGCCACCCGTCGTTGGCCAACGATAACCTATCCGGCGTCTCGTTGGCGGTCGCGCTGGCGCAACGTATGAAAACCTTGCCGGCGCGGTATTCGTACCGCTTCTTGTTCATCCCGGGAACCATAGGCGCGATTACCTGGCTGGCTTTGAATAAAAACAAGGCTGCGCGCATCAAACACGGCCTGGTATTGACTTGTGTCGGCGACCCGGGCCCGACTACTTACAAGCGATCCCGCCGCGGCGATGCGGATATCGACCGCGCCACCCTTCATGTGCTGAAACAGGCTGGCTCGCCGTTTGCGGCGATCGATTTTTATCCGTACGGATACGACGAACGCCAGTATTGCTCGCCGGGTTTCAATCTGGCCATCGGCTGCCTGATGCGCTCGCAGCATGGCGAATACGCCGAATACCACACGTCCGCCGACAA encodes:
- a CDS encoding DUF4910 domain-containing protein, with protein sequence MYQLAAELFPICRSITGNGVRATLAHLQRQIPLITHEVASGTPVFDWTVPKEWNIRDAYIKNEAGARVVDFRQSNLHVLNYSVPVNRTMPLAELKKHLFSLPDKPDWIPYRTSYYKETWGFCLRHRDLINLPDGNYEVVIDSSLEPGHLTYGEYLVPGQSEDEVLISCHTCHPSLANDNLSGVSLAVALAQRMKTLPARYSYRFLFIPGTIGAITWLALNKNKAARIKHGLVLTCVGDPGPTTYKRSRRGDADIDRATLHVLKQAGSPFAAIDFYPYGYDERQYCSPGFNLAIGCLMRSQHGEYAEYHTSADNLDLIQPAFLEDSYNKAAALIDVLEGNRYYMNQNPYCEPQLGKRGLYDVVDGEVMAMLWTLNFSDGKHSLLDIAERAGISFERIHKSAQILAAHDLLKVSGSEDSGASRPAV